The following are encoded together in the Scytonema millei VB511283 genome:
- a CDS encoding response regulator transcription factor, translated as MSQILIVEDEARLAAFVEKGLGKSGFNTLVATDGEQAIELAQTSQPDLLLLDLGLPIKDGWQVMRELRSKGEVLPIVIMTARDDNQCKAAALQAGANDYITKPFLFKDLLGCIQAQLEIACKPTILK; from the coding sequence ATGAGCCAAATTTTGATTGTGGAAGACGAAGCTCGTCTAGCTGCTTTTGTTGAGAAAGGACTTGGCAAAAGTGGTTTCAATACCCTTGTAGCGACTGATGGCGAACAGGCGATTGAATTAGCTCAAACTAGTCAACCCGATCTATTACTACTCGACCTTGGTTTACCAATTAAAGATGGATGGCAGGTCATGCGAGAACTGCGTAGCAAAGGAGAAGTGCTACCAATTGTCATTATGACTGCTCGCGACGATAATCAATGTAAAGCGGCGGCTTTGCAAGCTGGGGCAAATGATTACATTACTAAGCCTTTCCTCTTCAAAGACTTATTAGGATGTATTCAAGCACAATTGGAAATCGCTTGCAAACCAACGATACTCAAATAA
- a CDS encoding NAD-dependent epimerase, whose translation MHVLVTGVAGFIGYHLAQRLLQEGIGVYGIDNLNNYYDVKLKHDRLAQLQPHPGFAFQKLDLAERDRLLELFQYNRFDYVVNLAAQAGVRYSLQNPFAYSDSNLSGFVNLLEGCRHSQVKHLVFASSSSVYGANTKIPFSVSDRVDRPVSLYAATKKANELIAHVYSHLYNLPTTGLRFFTVYGPWGRPDMAYFKFVQAIEAGKPIEVYNYGKMKRDFTYIDDVVEGVVRVMQRPPQMYSQPNGSSEIPENQAPYKIYNIGNNSPVELNEFIQTIETALGKTARTQMLPMQPGDVPCTYADVDDLIHDVGFKPTTPLSEGIQRFVDWYKLYYREQGAGSREQLSVTSDQ comes from the coding sequence ATGCACGTATTAGTGACTGGAGTTGCCGGATTTATCGGTTATCATTTAGCCCAACGGTTGCTTCAAGAGGGGATAGGAGTCTATGGCATAGACAACCTCAACAACTACTACGATGTCAAACTCAAGCACGACCGCTTAGCGCAACTTCAGCCACATCCGGGGTTTGCATTTCAAAAATTGGACTTAGCAGAACGCGATCGCCTTTTAGAATTGTTTCAATATAATAGATTCGATTACGTCGTCAATTTAGCAGCCCAAGCAGGGGTTCGTTATTCTCTCCAAAACCCCTTTGCCTACTCTGACAGCAATCTTTCCGGCTTTGTTAACCTGCTAGAAGGCTGTCGTCACAGTCAGGTCAAACACTTAGTCTTTGCGTCTTCCAGTTCGGTTTACGGTGCCAATACCAAAATACCTTTCTCAGTTAGCGATCGCGTCGATCGCCCCGTGTCTCTCTACGCTGCTACCAAAAAAGCCAACGAACTGATCGCCCACGTCTACAGCCATCTCTACAATTTACCTACTACTGGATTGCGTTTTTTTACCGTTTACGGTCCTTGGGGAAGACCGGATATGGCTTATTTTAAATTTGTCCAGGCGATTGAAGCAGGCAAACCAATTGAAGTTTACAACTATGGCAAGATGAAACGCGACTTCACCTATATTGATGATGTCGTAGAAGGCGTAGTGCGAGTTATGCAGCGTCCACCTCAAATGTATTCTCAACCAAACGGTAGTAGTGAAATACCTGAAAACCAAGCTCCATATAAAATCTACAACATTGGTAATAACAGTCCGGTAGAACTGAATGAGTTTATTCAGACAATTGAGACTGCTTTAGGAAAAACAGCTCGCACGCAGATGTTACCGATGCAACCCGGTGATGTCCCATGCACTTACGCCGATGTAGACGATTTAATTCACGATGTTGGATTCAAACCTACTACGCCTTTATCAGAAGGGATTCAACGCTTTGTTGACTGGTATAAACTTTATTATAGGGAGCAGGGAGCAGGGAGTCGGGAGCAGTTATCAGTGACCAGTGACCAGTGA
- a CDS encoding glycosyltransferase family protein produces MRLLVYSHDAFGLGNIRRMLAICEHLLSEIPDLSILLLSGSPMLQGFRLPKGLDYIKLPCLNRGETGEIAVKYLGMDVEETVKLRSELILSAAIIFQPDIFLVDKKPYGLKNELRGTLNYLKKTLPETKLVLLLRDILDCPEKTIAEWQKNDFYTAIDKFYHQIQIVGTPEVFDTVREYRFPSTIAEKVRYCGYLHRQPGQKSRTSIRRELQVSQRERLILVTPGGGEDGYELVDTYLSALAILPAKYRIKSLIICGPEMPETQKQLVERAAENNSQVRVGEFTDDLMSYMNAADVVVSMAGYNTVCEILSAKKPSVIIPRSKPSQEQLIRAEKMANLGLIKTLIPSQENCSSTTLMNLLLSQLKGRQKPDFNLDMNGLVRVQNYLLQLMSQKVCKQQLNQIYQKYTSLPALALDRSAV; encoded by the coding sequence ATGCGACTGCTGGTTTATTCCCACGACGCATTTGGACTTGGCAATATTCGCAGAATGTTAGCAATTTGCGAACACCTCTTAAGCGAAATTCCCGATCTTTCAATTTTATTACTTTCTGGTTCGCCCATGCTTCAGGGCTTTCGATTACCAAAAGGACTTGATTATATTAAGCTACCTTGTTTAAATCGTGGTGAAACTGGTGAAATTGCTGTCAAATATTTAGGGATGGATGTGGAAGAGACGGTGAAGCTGCGATCGGAATTAATTTTGTCAGCAGCAATTATTTTTCAACCAGACATCTTTTTAGTAGATAAAAAACCCTATGGACTAAAGAATGAGTTACGAGGTACGCTCAATTATCTTAAAAAAACATTACCAGAGACTAAACTAGTACTGTTATTACGAGATATTCTTGACTGTCCAGAAAAAACAATCGCAGAGTGGCAAAAGAACGATTTTTATACAGCGATTGACAAGTTTTACCATCAAATACAAATAGTTGGAACGCCAGAAGTTTTTGATACGGTGCGAGAATACAGATTTCCATCTACTATTGCTGAAAAAGTACGCTACTGCGGCTATCTGCACCGTCAACCAGGACAAAAGAGTCGAACCAGCATTCGACGAGAATTACAAGTTTCGCAGCGAGAACGCTTAATTCTAGTAACCCCTGGAGGTGGAGAAGATGGCTATGAGTTAGTAGATACTTATTTGTCAGCCTTAGCAATATTACCAGCCAAGTATCGCATTAAAAGTTTGATAATTTGCGGTCCTGAAATGCCTGAAACGCAAAAGCAACTCGTCGAACGAGCAGCAGAAAACAACTCTCAAGTTCGAGTTGGAGAATTTACAGATGATTTAATGAGCTACATGAATGCCGCAGATGTTGTTGTATCTATGGCTGGATACAATACTGTTTGTGAAATTTTATCAGCAAAAAAACCATCTGTCATTATTCCGCGTAGTAAGCCGTCTCAAGAACAGTTAATTAGAGCCGAAAAAATGGCGAATTTAGGGTTAATTAAGACGCTCATACCTAGTCAAGAAAATTGCAGTTCTACAACTTTAATGAATCTACTTCTCAGTCAGTTAAAAGGACGACAAAAGCCAGACTTTAACTTAGACATGAATGGTTTAGTTCGAGTACAGAATTATTTACTTCAGCTCATGTCTCAAAAAGTTTGCAAACAACAACTGAACCAAATTTATCAAAAATATACTTCTTTACCCGCTTTAGCGCTCGATCGCTCAGCAGTTTAG
- a CDS encoding sensor histidine kinase encodes MQGKQSESRASPQVKSIFSPARGFFWAARTRILLWYLLTIGFIFVVSIPAFRQVLYERVNQRVNRELTEKMEIFTQLIDAETEASDREDEEVTAAVNLLKQADIRLTKPPATEDELEEFFDAFLGRQLSEDDTFLIAIVDGKFRKSSPRARPKVLAADSELIQYWGKLTQPEQGEKEFPTEPNIDSVLYTAKPVWIDGEIVGVFVVAHTTAGERAEVVEAVLAIVQVSAVVLILALLIAWVASRGVLAPLRLILQTTRKISESDLNQRIFVEGKGELAELATTFNEMMDRLQAAFTSQQEFINDAGHELRTPIAIVRGHLELMGDNPEEIRETLALVLDELDRMSRFVNDMILLAKAERPDFLRWETVELQSFTEELFAKAQALAQRNWQFDTTAQGQTIADRQRLTQAVMNLIQNAIQHTKENDTIGVGSAISKSRISFWVRDTGEGIALVDQKRIFERFARAANSRRRSEGAGLGLSIVQAIVEAHGGRVLLKSDIGAGARFTIVIPLMRSPQKKSHAERVG; translated from the coding sequence ATGCAAGGAAAACAGAGCGAGAGTAGAGCCTCTCCCCAGGTTAAATCAATTTTCTCGCCTGCCAGAGGGTTCTTTTGGGCAGCACGTACCCGTATTCTCTTGTGGTATCTGCTGACAATTGGCTTCATCTTTGTCGTCTCCATTCCTGCATTTCGTCAGGTGCTTTACGAGCGCGTCAACCAGCGTGTCAATCGGGAACTGACGGAGAAGATGGAAATATTTACTCAATTAATTGATGCAGAAACCGAAGCAAGCGATCGCGAAGACGAAGAAGTAACGGCTGCTGTTAATTTGCTCAAACAAGCAGACATACGCTTGACGAAACCTCCAGCCACAGAAGATGAGTTGGAAGAATTTTTCGATGCTTTTCTCGGTCGTCAACTATCAGAAGACGATACCTTTTTGATCGCGATCGTGGATGGAAAATTTCGTAAATCTAGTCCGAGAGCTAGACCCAAAGTACTTGCTGCTGATTCTGAATTAATTCAGTACTGGGGAAAACTGACTCAACCAGAGCAAGGTGAAAAGGAGTTTCCTACAGAACCAAATATTGACAGCGTTCTTTACACAGCCAAACCTGTTTGGATTGACGGCGAAATTGTAGGTGTATTTGTAGTTGCTCATACTACCGCTGGCGAACGAGCTGAAGTTGTAGAAGCCGTATTAGCGATCGTTCAAGTCAGTGCTGTGGTGCTAATTCTGGCTTTGCTAATAGCTTGGGTTGCTTCTCGGGGGGTTTTGGCTCCTCTGCGCCTCATACTCCAAACAACTCGTAAGATTAGCGAGTCCGATCTCAACCAACGCATTTTCGTGGAGGGAAAGGGCGAACTGGCGGAGCTGGCAACTACCTTTAATGAAATGATGGATAGATTGCAAGCCGCTTTTACTAGCCAGCAAGAGTTTATCAACGATGCGGGACACGAACTGCGAACGCCGATCGCGATCGTGCGCGGACATTTAGAATTAATGGGCGACAACCCCGAAGAAATACGGGAAACTCTAGCGCTAGTGTTAGATGAGCTGGATCGCATGAGCCGATTTGTCAATGACATGATTTTACTAGCAAAAGCGGAACGCCCAGACTTTTTACGCTGGGAAACTGTCGAGCTTCAATCTTTTACAGAGGAATTATTTGCCAAAGCACAAGCACTAGCTCAGCGTAACTGGCAATTCGACACTACAGCTCAAGGTCAGACGATCGCCGATCGTCAGCGTTTGACTCAGGCAGTGATGAACTTGATCCAAAACGCTATCCAGCACACAAAAGAGAATGACACGATCGGCGTTGGCTCGGCAATTAGTAAAAGTAGAATTAGTTTTTGGGTACGTGACACGGGAGAAGGGATCGCACTTGTAGATCAAAAAAGGATATTTGAACGCTTTGCTCGTGCTGCTAATAGTCGCCGCCGATCTGAAGGTGCTGGATTGGGATTATCGATCGTCCAAGCAATTGTAGAAGCTCACGGCGGACGAGTCTTACTCAAAAGCGATATTGGTGCTGGTGCTAGATTTACGATTGTTATACCCTTGATGCGATCGCCACAGAAAAAAAGTCATGCCGAGCGAGTTGGATGA